A single Clostridium sp. AN503 DNA region contains:
- a CDS encoding TRAP transporter small permease gives MKKLDKILDDVMRFLMAFSMLSLVVGGFWQIFSRWILKDPSTFTEEFMRYMLIWASMLGSAYCFYKDKHLTLDLFKRRAKGTAGLVLNVFIEAMILFFVIYVFVYGGGRMAMNSTNYSPVMQIPFKVLYMILPVSGCFIVIARVLKYMQMYLDAKADKKEAV, from the coding sequence ATGAAAAAGTTAGACAAAATCCTGGATGACGTGATGCGTTTTTTGATGGCGTTTTCAATGCTGTCACTGGTGGTCGGCGGATTCTGGCAGATATTTAGCCGCTGGATCTTAAAAGACCCGTCCACATTTACAGAGGAATTTATGCGTTACATGCTGATCTGGGCAAGTATGCTGGGTTCTGCGTACTGCTTTTATAAAGATAAACACCTTACCCTGGATCTGTTTAAACGCAGGGCAAAAGGGACGGCGGGCCTTGTGCTGAACGTGTTTATCGAGGCAATGATCCTGTTTTTCGTAATCTATGTATTTGTTTACGGGGGCGGCCGCATGGCGATGAACAGTACCAACTATTCTCCGGTCATGCAGATCCCGTTCAAGGTTCTTTACATGATTCTTCCGGTATCCGGCTGCTTTATCGTGATAGCGCGGGTGCTGAAATATATGCAGATGTATCTTGATGCAAAAGCTGATAAGAAGGAGGCAGTATAA
- a CDS encoding PD-(D/E)XK nuclease family transposase has translation MTTMAKKDSLNGLKKHFPSLRTREEILEEISANPELSDTFYRWPLENQTEFLECCSGARGMKVLYDGVFKELFNPETTPERLERLLFLLLGRRVSIKTVLPNDSVRLGAETSLLYTDIIVQMEDDSIANVEVQKIGYAFPGERCACYSADHLLRQYKRVRGKRGKHFSYRDVKNVYTIVFFEQSPQEFHEFPGIWRHKFKQQSNSGLEMNFLQEYILLPLDIYKKAMQNKSIETELEAWLAFLCFDAPERIEELINRFPEFAELYQQICDLCRNTEKVMSMYSKELEELDHNTVLYMIDEMQAQIDRQKAELERLVAATERQRAEAEQQRAEAERQKAEAERQKAEAECQKAEAERQKAKDDQLISQLRQQLADQQNQLSPKK, from the coding sequence ATGACTACTATGGCGAAAAAGGACAGTCTGAACGGGCTGAAAAAACATTTTCCGTCCCTGCGCACAAGGGAGGAGATTCTGGAGGAGATCTCTGCCAATCCGGAGCTGAGCGATACATTTTACCGGTGGCCATTAGAGAATCAGACGGAATTTTTGGAGTGCTGCTCCGGCGCCAGGGGGATGAAGGTCTTGTATGATGGTGTATTTAAGGAGCTCTTTAATCCGGAGACTACGCCGGAACGGCTGGAGCGGCTGCTTTTCCTGCTTTTGGGCCGACGGGTATCGATTAAGACGGTGCTGCCCAATGATTCTGTGCGGCTGGGGGCGGAGACGTCGCTGCTGTATACGGACATTATCGTGCAGATGGAGGACGACAGTATTGCGAATGTTGAAGTACAGAAAATTGGCTATGCTTTTCCGGGGGAACGGTGCGCCTGCTACTCGGCAGATCATCTGCTGCGCCAGTATAAGCGGGTGAGGGGAAAGCGGGGGAAGCATTTTTCCTACAGGGATGTGAAGAATGTCTATACCATCGTGTTTTTCGAGCAGTCCCCGCAGGAATTTCACGAATTCCCCGGCATTTGGAGGCATAAGTTTAAGCAGCAGTCGAACAGTGGACTGGAAATGAATTTTTTGCAGGAATATATTTTGCTGCCACTTGACATTTACAAAAAAGCCATGCAAAATAAAAGTATAGAAACCGAGTTGGAGGCATGGCTCGCATTTTTATGCTTTGATGCGCCGGAGCGGATTGAGGAACTGATCAACAGATTCCCGGAATTTGCGGAGCTGTATCAGCAGATTTGCGACCTTTGCCGGAACACAGAGAAGGTGATGAGCATGTATTCTAAGGAATTAGAGGAATTGGATCATAACACGGTGCTGTATATGATCGATGAGATGCAGGCGCAGATAGACCGGCAGAAGGCAGAACTGGAGCGATTGGTGGCTGCGACAGAGAGGCAGAGAGCAGAAGCCGAACAGCAGAGAGCAGAAGCCGAGCGCCAGAAGGCAGAAGCCGAGCGCCAGAAGGCAGAAGCCGAGTGCCAGAAGGCAGAAGCCGAGCGCCAGAAGGCGAAAGACGATCAATTGATCAGTCAGCTCCGGCAGCAGTTAGCCGATCAACAGAACCAACTAAGCCCGAAGAAATAG
- a CDS encoding TRAP transporter large permease: protein MVVQATLILFGVFFVMLFSGVPISVGIGIASIVTALFSFDPQVFAITAAQRCFSGIDSFSLLALPFFTLAGNIMNKGGIAQRLVRLARLVVGWIPGYLAATNVLANMFFGAISGSSVAATSAMGSIMNPLEKEEGYDPNYSAAVNICSAPTGIIIPPSGPLILYSITAGGVSVAALFMGGYIPGALLGICVLAVAIIIANKKGYKASAVKESAPPIKIIIDAVPSLLAVIIVMAGILLGWFTPTEAGVVCVLYCGLLGFLYKELNLKNLYELLAETMISSATILFLIAASTIMSYIMSYSGIPAAISEMLMSASSNKYVILLIMNVFLLVMGMFLDLTPAVLIFTPIFLPIIKSIGMSPVHFGIMLILNLGIGSVTPPVGSCLFVGCGVGKVTIEGVTKYIVPMFCAMVVALLLVTYIPALSLLVPYLCGLIPSM, encoded by the coding sequence ATGGTCGTACAAGCTACGTTAATCCTGTTTGGTGTATTTTTCGTCATGTTATTTTCCGGCGTTCCGATCTCTGTCGGCATCGGTATCGCATCCATCGTGACCGCGCTTTTCAGCTTTGACCCGCAGGTATTTGCGATCACTGCGGCACAGCGGTGCTTCTCCGGTATCGATTCCTTTTCCCTGCTTGCGCTGCCGTTCTTCACACTGGCAGGCAACATCATGAACAAAGGCGGTATCGCCCAGCGTCTGGTACGCCTGGCGCGTCTGGTGGTAGGCTGGATCCCCGGATACCTGGCTGCTACCAACGTTCTGGCAAACATGTTTTTCGGAGCGATCTCCGGTTCTTCCGTAGCGGCGACTTCTGCTATGGGAAGCATCATGAACCCTCTGGAAAAAGAGGAAGGCTATGATCCCAACTACTCGGCGGCAGTTAATATCTGTTCTGCACCTACTGGTATCATCATCCCTCCAAGTGGTCCGCTTATCCTGTATTCCATTACCGCAGGCGGTGTTTCCGTAGCGGCGCTGTTCATGGGCGGTTATATTCCGGGTGCCCTGCTTGGTATCTGTGTACTGGCTGTTGCGATCATCATTGCCAATAAGAAGGGCTACAAGGCATCTGCTGTAAAGGAAAGCGCTCCGCCGATCAAGATCATCATTGACGCGGTTCCGTCCCTTCTGGCGGTCATCATCGTTATGGCTGGTATCCTGCTGGGCTGGTTCACTCCGACAGAGGCAGGCGTGGTCTGTGTGCTGTACTGCGGACTGCTTGGCTTCCTTTATAAAGAGCTGAATTTAAAGAACTTATATGAACTGCTGGCGGAGACGATGATCAGCTCTGCGACGATCCTGTTCTTGATCGCTGCATCCACGATCATGTCCTACATTATGTCTTACTCCGGAATCCCGGCGGCGATCAGTGAGATGCTGATGAGCGCGTCCAGCAACAAGTATGTGATCCTGCTGATCATGAACGTATTTTTACTGGTGATGGGTATGTTCTTAGACCTGACCCCGGCAGTGCTGATCTTTACCCCGATCTTCCTGCCGATCATAAAGAGTATTGGTATGAGCCCGGTACATTTCGGTATCATGCTGATCTTAAACCTGGGTATCGGTTCCGTGACTCCGCCGGTAGGCTCCTGCCTGTTCGTAGGATGCGGCGTTGGCAAGGTTACCATCGAGGGTGTTACCAAATATATCGTGCCGATGTTCTGTGCGATGGTTGTGGCATTGCTCCTGGTTACTTATATTCCGGCGCTGTCCCTGCTGGTGCCGTACCTGTGCGGTCTGATTCCGTCCATGTAA
- a CDS encoding alanyl-tRNA editing protein, which translates to MADMTEKLYYEDSHMQEFTAQVVSCVWDDKKDCYGVVLDRTAFFPEGGGQYADSGVLGGVAVVDVREKDGLVVHYLKQPLEAGREVRGQIDFEERFSKMQQHTGEHIVSGLVHRHFGYDNVGFHLGRELVTMDFSGALTEEEIRMVELEANGAVAADLQIQVAYPSKEELDALDYRSKKELTGQVRIVTVPGYDVCACCAPHVVRTGEIGIIKLIDAVKYKGGTRVTMVCGFRALQDYQVKENNVREISRLLSVKPHETADAVKRLQGEVQQWKDKLLRMQGSYMEKKLEEIPADAEHVILFESELDKNVARRFVDAGMHRCSGICGIFLGDDERGYQYTLGSETADLKEFLRAFHQAFPGKGGGKPEMVQGTVMGWRQRLAQGVERSSEQAGLSREECCLPLKERLEEYLATDPEKDKVQVE; encoded by the coding sequence ATGGCGGATATGACTGAGAAACTGTATTATGAGGATAGCCACATGCAGGAGTTTACTGCGCAGGTGGTTTCCTGTGTGTGGGACGATAAAAAGGATTGCTACGGCGTGGTGCTGGACAGGACAGCATTTTTCCCGGAGGGCGGCGGACAGTATGCGGATTCCGGCGTCCTGGGCGGTGTGGCAGTGGTGGATGTGAGAGAAAAGGACGGGCTGGTCGTACATTATCTGAAGCAGCCGCTGGAGGCCGGGAGAGAAGTCCGCGGACAGATCGATTTTGAGGAACGGTTCTCCAAGATGCAGCAGCATACCGGGGAGCATATTGTGTCGGGGCTGGTGCACCGGCATTTTGGGTACGACAATGTGGGCTTCCATCTGGGCAGGGAGCTGGTGACCATGGACTTTAGCGGCGCTCTGACGGAGGAAGAGATCCGCATGGTGGAGCTGGAAGCCAACGGCGCGGTGGCCGCTGATCTCCAGATCCAGGTGGCATATCCGTCAAAGGAGGAGCTGGATGCTCTTGACTATCGCAGCAAGAAGGAGTTGACCGGACAGGTGCGTATTGTGACGGTGCCGGGGTATGATGTATGTGCCTGCTGCGCCCCGCATGTGGTGCGGACCGGAGAGATTGGCATCATCAAGCTGATCGATGCGGTGAAGTACAAGGGCGGCACGCGGGTGACGATGGTGTGCGGTTTCCGTGCGCTCCAGGACTACCAGGTGAAGGAGAATAATGTCCGGGAGATATCCCGGCTGCTGTCGGTGAAGCCTCATGAGACGGCGGATGCAGTGAAGCGTTTGCAGGGGGAGGTCCAGCAGTGGAAGGATAAGCTGCTGCGGATGCAGGGCAGCTATATGGAAAAGAAGCTGGAAGAGATCCCGGCTGATGCAGAACATGTCATTCTGTTTGAAAGTGAGCTGGATAAAAATGTGGCGCGCAGGTTTGTGGACGCCGGGATGCACCGGTGCAGCGGGATCTGCGGGATATTCCTTGGGGATGATGAGCGGGGGTATCAGTACACGCTGGGGAGCGAGACGGCAGATTTGAAGGAATTTTTGAGGGCATTTCACCAGGCGTTTCCGGGGAAAGGCGGCGGGAAGCCGGAGATGGTTCAGGGGACGGTGATGGGATGGAGACAAAGGCTGGCGCAGGGAGTGGAGCGAAGTTCAGAACAAGCGGGGCTGAGCCGGGAGGAGTGCTGTCTGCCGTTGAAAGAACGGCTGGAAGAGTATTTGGCAACAGATCCGGAAAAAGATAAAGTGCAAGTTGAGTAA
- a CDS encoding 3'-5' exonuclease, whose protein sequence is MDNYIVFDLEWNQSPHGKEASVEDFPFEIIEIGAVKLDGQFHIVDEFHRLIRPQVYTQMHYVISEVTHMDMEELQRSGVDFVTAAADFLRWCGDDAVFCTWGSMDLTELQRNLAYYGMENPFPKPLLYYDVQKLYGLLLGEGARPSLDAAVAELGLPTERPFHRALDDAFYTGLVLGEMEPDQVLPYASIDYYRLPDNKDEEVYMEFPGYSKYVSRIFPSREDAMKERSVTGMRCYECGRALRKKVRWFTPNQKIYYGLAICPEHGYLKGKIRMKRVDDTSVYVVKTLKLTDEDGAERIISRRDDLRKKRAERNRAKKKRQRETKQERKKKR, encoded by the coding sequence ATGGACAATTATATCGTATTTGATTTGGAATGGAACCAGAGCCCGCATGGAAAGGAGGCCTCGGTCGAGGACTTTCCTTTTGAGATCATCGAGATCGGGGCGGTAAAGCTGGACGGACAATTTCATATTGTAGATGAGTTTCACCGGCTTATCCGGCCGCAGGTCTATACCCAGATGCACTATGTCATTTCGGAAGTGACCCATATGGATATGGAGGAGCTGCAGCGCAGCGGTGTGGATTTTGTAACTGCGGCGGCGGACTTTTTGCGGTGGTGTGGAGACGATGCGGTATTCTGTACCTGGGGCTCTATGGATCTGACGGAGCTGCAGCGGAATCTGGCATATTATGGGATGGAAAACCCGTTTCCCAAACCGCTTCTTTATTATGATGTGCAGAAGCTTTATGGGCTGCTTCTGGGTGAAGGTGCAAGGCCGTCGCTGGATGCGGCGGTGGCCGAGCTTGGGCTTCCCACGGAGCGGCCTTTTCACAGGGCGCTGGATGACGCTTTTTATACAGGACTGGTGTTGGGCGAGATGGAACCGGACCAGGTATTGCCCTATGCGTCGATCGATTATTATCGTCTTCCGGACAATAAGGACGAGGAAGTCTACATGGAGTTTCCTGGTTATTCTAAATATGTTTCCCGTATTTTTCCATCCAGGGAAGACGCAATGAAGGAGCGCAGCGTCACCGGGATGCGCTGCTATGAATGTGGACGGGCGCTCAGGAAAAAGGTGCGGTGGTTTACACCGAACCAGAAGATATATTATGGACTTGCCATCTGTCCAGAACATGGATATCTGAAGGGGAAGATCCGCATGAAGCGTGTGGATGATACAAGCGTTTATGTGGTGAAGACACTAAAGCTTACGGATGAGGACGGTGCAGAGCGGATCATCAGCCGCAGGGATGATCTGCGGAAAAAACGTGCGGAACGGAACCGTGCCAAGAAGAAGCGCCAGCGGGAGACAAAGCAGGAGAGAAAGAAAAAACGATAG
- a CDS encoding TRAP transporter substrate-binding protein → MFKAKRIAALAVAGTMALSLAACGGSSSSAPAGGNAEGGAGTEKTFNLKLGHNMAEDHAVHISMTAFADAVKEKSNGTINITIFPNGTLGSETDMISQIQNGALDMAKVSASTLGNFSKLYNAYSVPYVFDDKDHYYAVMDSEIAQNIFDSTEKDGFVGLTWLDSGSRSFYTVKTPIRKPADLKGLKIRTMDSQMAIDMMNALGGSATVMGYSDIYTGLQQGVIDGAENNVTALRDHGEVAKYYSFDEHTQIPDVVVLSAKVWNDMTPEQQEVLKSCAKDATEDYKVAWKNFEDEVLENATTNFGVELVRDVDIAAFQEAVQPIYEKLKTDDPDVYGVVEQIRGMSAK, encoded by the coding sequence ATGTTTAAAGCAAAAAGAATTGCGGCACTTGCAGTTGCAGGAACCATGGCACTGAGCCTTGCGGCATGCGGAGGATCTTCATCCAGCGCACCGGCAGGAGGCAATGCAGAGGGCGGCGCAGGTACAGAGAAGACCTTTAACTTAAAGCTGGGCCATAACATGGCAGAGGACCACGCAGTACATATCAGCATGACGGCTTTTGCCGATGCGGTAAAAGAAAAATCAAATGGCACCATCAATATCACCATTTTCCCCAACGGAACGCTGGGAAGTGAGACCGACATGATCTCCCAGATCCAGAACGGCGCGCTGGACATGGCAAAGGTGTCCGCTTCGACCCTGGGCAACTTCAGCAAGCTGTACAACGCTTACTCGGTTCCTTATGTATTTGATGATAAGGATCACTATTATGCGGTTATGGACAGCGAGATCGCCCAGAACATTTTTGATTCTACAGAGAAAGACGGTTTCGTAGGTCTGACCTGGCTGGATTCCGGTTCCCGTTCCTTCTATACCGTCAAGACTCCGATCCGCAAACCGGCGGACTTAAAGGGTTTAAAGATCCGTACCATGGATTCCCAGATGGCGATCGATATGATGAACGCTCTGGGCGGTTCCGCTACGGTTATGGGTTACAGCGATATCTACACTGGTCTGCAGCAGGGCGTAATCGATGGTGCGGAGAACAATGTGACAGCGCTTCGTGACCACGGTGAGGTTGCAAAATATTACTCTTTCGACGAGCATACTCAGATCCCGGATGTGGTTGTTCTGTCCGCTAAGGTTTGGAATGATATGACGCCAGAGCAGCAGGAAGTACTGAAGTCCTGTGCGAAAGATGCTACCGAGGACTACAAGGTTGCCTGGAAGAACTTTGAGGACGAAGTTCTTGAGAATGCCACCACCAACTTTGGCGTGGAGCTGGTCAGAGACGTTGATATTGCGGCATTCCAGGAGGCAGTACAGCCGATCTACGAGAAGCTGAAAACAGATGATCCGGATGTATACGGTGTCGTTGAGCAGATCCGCGGTATGTCTGCAAAATAG
- a CDS encoding TIM-barrel domain-containing protein: MKICKEYRGYEAGNGVYLIHTNCADIGVCFVTDEIVRVRVSFDKEMAEESYILSTTAWEDRLDGLFAGERTRKEPAPAVVEETAESLEFTTPALRLSMQKDPLCFKLYDGEGTLLYSDIEGNPFIQDSNLRVNHYSQMQGEEECYYGFGEKAGLLNKNKTFLRQRATDAMGYDAEKMDTLYKHIPFYIRMNRENKKAVGLFYNNFYESVFNMGCEKSNYWPRYTYWQADGGDIDLFFIGGNTMKRIVDNYTLLTGRPALLPKRALGYQGSSMYYPELDKDSDDAVLGFIDTVKEEGFPIDGFHLSSGYTSYENRRCVFTWNTTRFKDPRAYFAAMNEKGAQNVPNVKPGILLMHPWFDEFVKKDVFVKDPEGGSYSIGKWWGGDGAFWDFTKPEARQAWKEYLTEHVIDVGTNSIWDDNCEYDSLLDKDCRCDFDGKGGTIGQLKPLMSTLMCKIAGDAVREHDKDARPYVVCRSGSAGIQKYAQTWCGDNSTSWKSLQYNIPIITGMGLSGQPNEGADIGGFAGPAPEEELFVRWVQNGVFQPRFSIHSASNDNTVTEPWMYRDSADIIRDAILLRYRLTPYLYSAEYEASQTGAPIMRALVYEFQNDPKVYDESFEFLYGRDILVANVIEKGAKTRQVYLPAGCKWYDWNDNYACYEGGQTIEVPVSMETIPMFIREGAIIPMAANQLMSMERDHMTSLHLTLAPGQESSYVLYDDDGVTNAFKDGVYRKVQIQMSGKDVVNVEFTAEGVYEDFVEDVVVEMIRKDRSPFWVALGGRKLEHFLNRKKFDDAAEGWYYSQTKKAVEVKYANPKKDITLTVSFEDFDLIGM, translated from the coding sequence ATGAAAATTTGTAAAGAATATCGCGGATACGAGGCAGGAAACGGTGTATATCTGATCCATACCAACTGTGCGGACATAGGCGTCTGCTTCGTAACGGATGAGATCGTGCGTGTCAGGGTCTCGTTTGATAAAGAGATGGCGGAGGAATCTTATATTCTCTCCACTACTGCGTGGGAGGACCGTTTAGACGGACTGTTTGCCGGAGAACGTACCAGGAAGGAACCTGCGCCGGCTGTTGTGGAGGAAACTGCAGAAAGCCTGGAGTTCACGACTCCGGCTCTGCGCCTGTCCATGCAGAAGGACCCGCTGTGCTTTAAGCTGTATGACGGCGAAGGCACATTGCTGTACAGTGATATCGAAGGCAATCCGTTTATCCAGGATTCCAACCTGCGGGTAAATCATTACAGCCAGATGCAGGGCGAAGAGGAATGCTATTACGGGTTTGGGGAGAAGGCAGGTCTGCTCAACAAGAATAAAACATTCCTGCGTCAGCGGGCGACGGACGCCATGGGTTATGACGCGGAAAAGATGGATACCCTGTATAAACATATCCCGTTTTATATCCGTATGAACCGTGAAAATAAAAAGGCGGTTGGATTATTTTACAACAACTTTTATGAGTCCGTTTTTAATATGGGCTGTGAGAAGAGCAACTACTGGCCCCGCTATACATACTGGCAGGCAGACGGCGGTGACATCGACCTGTTTTTCATCGGCGGAAATACCATGAAACGGATTGTGGACAATTATACGCTGCTGACAGGCCGTCCGGCGCTGCTTCCCAAACGTGCGCTGGGATATCAGGGTTCCTCCATGTATTATCCAGAACTGGATAAGGACAGCGATGACGCAGTGCTGGGATTTATCGATACGGTGAAGGAAGAGGGATTCCCGATCGACGGTTTCCATCTGTCATCCGGGTACACCAGCTACGAGAACCGCCGCTGCGTATTTACCTGGAACACCACCAGGTTTAAGGATCCGCGCGCTTATTTTGCGGCGATGAATGAGAAGGGCGCTCAGAATGTGCCGAATGTAAAGCCGGGAATCCTGCTGATGCATCCGTGGTTTGATGAGTTTGTGAAAAAGGACGTATTTGTTAAGGACCCGGAAGGCGGGAGCTACAGCATCGGTAAATGGTGGGGCGGCGACGGCGCGTTCTGGGATTTCACGAAGCCGGAAGCCCGCCAGGCATGGAAGGAATATCTGACCGAGCATGTGATTGACGTGGGAACCAATTCAATCTGGGATGACAACTGCGAATATGACAGTCTGTTGGACAAGGACTGCCGCTGTGATTTCGACGGCAAAGGAGGTACGATCGGTCAGCTTAAGCCGTTGATGAGTACTTTGATGTGCAAGATCGCAGGTGATGCAGTCAGAGAGCATGATAAGGATGCAAGACCATATGTGGTGTGCCGCAGCGGCAGCGCAGGGATCCAGAAGTATGCCCAGACCTGGTGCGGGGACAACTCTACCAGCTGGAAATCCTTACAGTACAATATCCCGATCATCACCGGTATGGGCCTGTCCGGGCAGCCCAACGAGGGCGCGGATATCGGCGGCTTTGCAGGTCCTGCACCGGAGGAGGAATTGTTTGTGCGCTGGGTACAGAACGGCGTGTTCCAGCCCCGTTTTTCCATCCATTCTGCCAGCAATGACAACACGGTGACGGAACCGTGGATGTACCGGGATTCCGCAGATATCATCCGGGATGCGATCCTTTTGCGCTACCGACTGACGCCGTATCTGTATTCCGCAGAGTACGAAGCCAGCCAGACCGGCGCGCCGATCATGAGGGCGCTGGTATATGAATTCCAGAATGATCCGAAGGTGTATGACGAGAGCTTTGAGTTTTTGTACGGCAGGGATATCCTGGTGGCTAATGTGATCGAGAAAGGCGCGAAGACCAGGCAGGTATATCTTCCGGCAGGCTGCAAATGGTATGACTGGAATGATAATTATGCCTGCTATGAAGGGGGACAGACCATCGAGGTTCCGGTCTCCATGGAGACGATCCCCATGTTTATCCGTGAAGGAGCCATCATCCCGATGGCGGCCAACCAGCTGATGAGTATGGAGCGCGACCACATGACCAGCCTGCATCTGACGCTGGCGCCGGGGCAGGAGAGCAGCTATGTGCTCTATGATGACGACGGCGTGACCAATGCTTTTAAAGACGGCGTATACCGGAAGGTCCAGATCCAGATGTCTGGAAAAGACGTTGTAAACGTGGAGTTTACTGCTGAGGGTGTTTATGAAGACTTTGTGGAGGATGTGGTCGTCGAGATGATCCGCAAGGACAGAAGCCCCTTCTGGGTGGCTCTTGGCGGCAGAAAGCTGGAGCATTTCTTAAACAGGAAAAAGTTTGACGATGCAGCGGAGGGCTGGTATTACAGCCAGACGAAAAAAGCTGTGGAAGTGAAATATGCAAATCCTAAAAAAGATATTACGCTGACTGTGTCATTTGAAGATTTTGACCTGATTGGGATGTGA
- a CDS encoding YcxB family protein, producing the protein MKYYEGRIEHNKDTIRRLFKAEYDTYEMRKVIFRFAAGAVLVITGLIGRLPVFAQGILLMVGCWLIVSRDFPSKCRADRTLENRKTALPTMVSRFYGDHIELDGEGHMKLSYDKVQYLVEEKGYYFLFFGRDSACMIDGKTLKPDSADKFREFVEEKTGLEWKETTSWLNMSLMDLIHTLKRGMDRH; encoded by the coding sequence ATGAAATATTATGAAGGACGGATCGAGCACAACAAGGATACCATAAGACGTCTGTTTAAGGCGGAATATGATACTTATGAGATGCGGAAGGTCATTTTCAGGTTTGCGGCGGGAGCCGTACTGGTGATAACGGGTCTGATTGGCAGACTTCCGGTGTTCGCCCAGGGAATCCTTTTGATGGTGGGCTGCTGGCTGATCGTGAGCAGGGATTTCCCGTCGAAATGCCGGGCCGACAGAACATTGGAGAACCGGAAGACAGCCCTGCCGACGATGGTATCCAGATTTTATGGAGATCATATCGAACTGGACGGCGAGGGACATATGAAGCTGTCATATGATAAGGTACAATATCTGGTAGAAGAAAAAGGATATTATTTTCTGTTTTTTGGCAGGGATTCCGCATGTATGATTGATGGAAAAACCCTGAAACCGGATTCGGCGGACAAGTTCAGGGAGTTTGTGGAAGAGAAAACGGGACTCGAATGGAAGGAGACAACTTCCTGGCTGAATATGAGTCTTATGGATCTGATCCATACGCTGAAACGCGGAATGGACAGGCACTAG
- a CDS encoding AraC family transcriptional regulator, with protein sequence MIDRAGIRIAQGQAIACERIEGVNDNMAKSHYHDFYELYYLESGARYHIIQDSVFPISAGQLVIFTPYVMHHSYGAEDVPFKRIVLYFRSSEVQSPELMEALDAGGGVYTADARNRYSIHQLMELILREEDGDSPFKEEYMHSLLNVLLVNIFRQGLKPLQHEKKTLVGQVIDYIHKNYNEDITLELLSRRFYVSPYYLCREFKRCTNRTIIQYINVTRIMNAQRKIMETDKSITEIGNLTGFSNITHFNRVFKQYAGLTPSQYRKLSKKASIPSP encoded by the coding sequence ATGATCGATCGGGCCGGTATCCGGATCGCGCAGGGACAGGCGATCGCCTGCGAACGAATAGAAGGTGTCAATGACAATATGGCAAAATCCCATTATCATGATTTCTATGAGCTTTATTATCTGGAAAGCGGAGCACGGTATCATATCATCCAGGACTCCGTCTTCCCCATCAGCGCGGGACAACTGGTGATATTTACCCCTTATGTGATGCATCATTCTTATGGTGCGGAAGATGTCCCCTTCAAACGGATCGTCCTGTATTTTCGCTCGTCAGAGGTGCAGTCCCCGGAGCTGATGGAAGCCCTGGATGCCGGGGGAGGCGTCTACACAGCGGATGCGAGGAACCGGTATTCCATACACCAGCTCATGGAACTGATCCTCCGTGAGGAGGACGGTGATTCTCCTTTTAAAGAGGAATACATGCACAGTCTGCTGAATGTGCTCCTGGTCAACATATTCCGCCAGGGGTTAAAGCCGCTCCAGCACGAGAAAAAGACCCTGGTCGGCCAGGTCATCGACTATATCCATAAAAATTATAATGAGGACATCACCTTAGAACTGCTTTCCAGACGCTTTTATGTCAGCCCCTACTACCTCTGCCGGGAGTTCAAGCGATGTACCAACCGGACGATCATACAATACATCAACGTAACCCGCATCATGAACGCCCAGAGAAAGATCATGGAGACAGACAAATCCATCACAGAGATCGGAAACCTGACAGGTTTTTCCAATATCACACATTTTAACCGGGTGTTCAAACAGTACGCCGGACTGACTCCGTCCCAGTACCGGAAGCTTTCAAAAAAGGCTTCGATCCCGTCGCCGTGA